The Candidatus Defluviibacterium haderslevense DNA window TGAAGATTTTTCGTATTATAGCCAGCACATTCCAGCTTGTTTTTATCGATTAGGTGTCGGTGAAACAACACAAGTACATACCTCAAGCTTTAACCCTGATGAGGGTGCTATTGCTGAAGGTGCGGGATTATTAACCTGGCTTGCCTTGCGTTTTTTAGGAAACACATAAAATATTTTTGTTATTTGTAATTAAATATAATTCAATTCATTATCTTTGTAGCTCAGAATTAGTTGCATTAATAAAGATCAATTTTAGGCAAATGGCAAGAATTTTAATTGTAGATGATGAATCCGCCATCAGAAGGGCACTACGCGATATTTTGGAATTGGAAAAATATCAGGTAGATGAGGCTACTGATGGTTTAGATTGTTTGGTGAAACTGAAGCAAAATGAATATGATGCTATCATTTTGGACATCAAAATGCCCAAAATGGATGGCATGGAGGCTTTGGATAAGATTCAGTTATTGTCCACCGATACACCCATAGTAATGATCAGCGGTCATGCCACCATTGATACAGCAGTCGAAGCGGTCAAAAAAGGTGCCTATGATTTTATTTCCAAACCACCGGATTTAAATCGATTGCTGATCACCCTAAGAAATGCTATTGATAAATCTTCCTTGATTTCTGAAAAGAAAATTTTACAGCGCAAGGTATCAAAGTTTAAAACCCAGGAAATTGTAGGTGAATCTAAAATCATACTAAAAGTTAGAGCAACCATAGATTTGGTAGCCCCAACAGAGGCAAGAGTTTTGATTACAGGACAGAATGGAACTGGAAAGGAGTTAGTTGCTCGGTGGATCCATGAAAAGAGTCTCAGAAATAATGGGGCCATTGTAGAAGTCAATTGTGCAGCCATTCCTTCAGAATTAATCGAAAGTGAATTATTTGGTCATGAGAAAGGTTCATTTACCTCAGCCATAAAACAAAGATTGGGAAAATTTGAATTGGCGAATGGTGGTACACTATTTCTTGATGAAATTGGGGATATGAGCTTATCAGCCCAAGCCAAAGTATTAAGAGCCTTGCAAGAAAATAGAATAACAAGAGTAGGCGGAGATAAAGAAATACCCGTAGATGTCCGGATCATTGCTGCTACCAATAAAGATTTGCGCGAGGAGATCAGTAAAGGAAATTTTAGGGAAGACTTGTATCATCGATTAGCTGTTATCATTATTGAAGTTCCTTCACTCAATGAAAGAATTGAAGATATTCCGGTATTAACTGAGCATTTTATGGAACACATTTGTCATGAATATGGAATGCCATTGAAACGAATAGACGATTCAGCTATTGAAGAGTTACAGAAATACAATTGGACTGGAAATATTCGTGAACTAAGAAATGTCGTTGAACGATTGATTATATTATCGAAGCAAAAAATTTCAAGAAAAGAAGTTTTAGATTATGTTATACCAGCTAGTCAAAGGCATAATAAATTTAAAGAATTGTTTGAGCAATTTGACAGCGTACAAGAGTTAAATGAATTTATTAAAAAGGAATTTAACGCGTATAAATCAGTATAATCAACAAGTTATTCATCGTATTTATTTCCTCATTATTGATGAATTCGTTTGTTCATTTTCTTAAATTATGAAAACAAAAAAACAATGGGCCGAGCTAAAAGCTGAGAATAGTTGGACTATGTTCAAGGTTATTGCTGAGCTTGTTGACGGTTTTGAAACCATGCACAAATTTGGTCCTTGTGTTTCTATTTTTGGATCAGCCAGAGTTAAATCAGAACACCCACATTATGACCTAGCATTCAGGATTGCAGCTCGTTTGACAGAGGAAGGATTTGGAATTATCACGGGTGGGGGA harbors:
- a CDS encoding sigma-54-dependent Fis family transcriptional regulator, which codes for MARILIVDDESAIRRALRDILELEKYQVDEATDGLDCLVKLKQNEYDAIILDIKMPKMDGMEALDKIQLLSTDTPIVMISGHATIDTAVEAVKKGAYDFISKPPDLNRLLITLRNAIDKSSLISEKKILQRKVSKFKTQEIVGESKIILKVRATIDLVAPTEARVLITGQNGTGKELVARWIHEKSLRNNGAIVEVNCAAIPSELIESELFGHEKGSFTSAIKQRLGKFELANGGTLFLDEIGDMSLSAQAKVLRALQENRITRVGGDKEIPVDVRIIAATNKDLREEISKGNFREDLYHRLAVIIIEVPSLNERIEDIPVLTEHFMEHICHEYGMPLKRIDDSAIEELQKYNWTGNIRELRNVVERLIILSKQKISRKEVLDYVIPASQRHNKFKELFEQFDSVQELNEFIKKEFNAYKSV